The nucleotide window TTTTATGAACTTGCTATGAGTACTTCCTGGCAATCAATTAACTGAGCCTTTTGAAACCCCTAGAGAAGACAGGAGAAAATTGGTTCAGAACGAGCATTTACATTAAGTCAGCAAAGTCAGAATTTAAAATTGGGCAATTCCTTGTCTACATTTTCTTTACACTCAAATTCACCCTGGAAAACAGTAGTCTAGTCTCCTGGAAGACATGATGCAAACAGAAATGCAATGTGGTGGTATACTCACAAAGTGGGTGCACAAGTGATGGTCCAACtttgtggaatggtaaggatttTTAGGGTTGTTTGGCCAGGAACAAGAGAAATAACCGCAGAAAACACATACGGTTGGAAACCATGTGCTTGTGACTTTTTCTGTAGCCTATGGGAGTGGACAGAGTGGGTAACCCAAGATGTTTTTAAGACTGACTGGACTAAGAATGAGGTACTTATAGCCAACTACTTTCCCCCTAATGTGACTGAAGGGATTCATAATGATCACAATTAGCGTTACGGGTAAGTATTTTAGGGTTGACATCTAAGCTCACACTTGAAAGGTATTTATCTAATGGCCACTGCCTCACCAGCTTCCCACCCTAGCATTCATTGCTAGCTTACCAATCTTAATAACTTTATCTCACATTCAACTTCAAAACACACCAGTGTTTACCATTACCACTAATCAATGAATGCCATGAAGCCATGGCACTGAACCAGGAGCTTTCACcttttatgtgaatttaaaatggtactgtggaggctgaggcaatttTCTCCAGGCTAACCCAAATTTTCTAAAGCCCAATTTAAAAGTCTACACCTGCCAAACTAAAAAAACGCAGCCACTTGAAAATAAACCAGCAGAGCATTGCCAGCACCCCGATAAAGCTGCAGGTTTCATCACATGCACCAGAAAAATCTACAGGGCTAGTTTCAGTTCTcttcttttaaagaatttattaaGCCTGTTATACCACACAGTATGTTTTATACACTGACATACAACTCTCTAATAAgataaagcaaagacaaaaaagtTTATCTTATTAGAAACAAGATACACCACCACTTATTGTTTTCAAACATTATTGCACTTTAACTTTCTTAATttgacaaagcattcaagaaacaTCTGCAGACTAGTTTTAACAGACAAATAACACCTGTAAGCAGACATGACTGTCCTAAATTGTTTATTAAGTATGAATTTTACAAACTTTACTTATATTAGCGGTAACGGTGGAGCTGGAGAGTATTGCGCCTTCTCCAAGCAGCCCGGCGAGAGCCACCAATGGTGTGGTGGAACTTATGGCCCTTTCCAAGGCCACGGCTCTTTCGGCCTGCAGATGTCAGCCCACGCATCTCCCTGTGCTTGTGGACTGGTTTGGTGATCCACTGGGTGTCAGGATTTCTTCTGATAGCTTTATGGAATGGATCAATGAGGATAACCTCAAAAAATTTGTATGTGGAATCTTCACCAACCCAGTAAGAATTCAGGACTCTCAGAGCCCCACAGTGGCGTCCAGCTCGCTCCTAGAATAGGAAAAAAGGCCCAAGGTCAGTCTCCCACATTGCCTATAGCAGCAAGTCAGAAAGCATTTTAATTCTCAACTCTAGTTCACCACCAGACAAGAGTCTTTTACTACTCAAGTTATTTACTAAGCATCTCTCCCTAGACTATCACAAGTATAATCAGATAAAGCAGACTTGCTAAAAcaacacacatagactgaaacaCATCATTCCCTCTTAATACTCCATTCCTGTCTAGGGCATGAATATGTTAATATCTGGTTAACAAAATTTAGGGTTTGGGGACCTTATCTTTTTCCAATACAACTGAGAGCTCAGCAACgtttagctttaaaaatatttagtatatattttagGCTGTGCAGGCCACATTTGGTCTCTTCTGCATATTCTTGCCTCTTCAAAGCTTA belongs to Pongo pygmaeus isolate AG05252 chromosome 2, NHGRI_mPonPyg2-v2.0_pri, whole genome shotgun sequence and includes:
- the RPL15 gene encoding large ribosomal subunit protein eL15, with protein sequence MGAYKYIQELWRKKQSDVMRFLLRVRCWQYRQLSALHRAPRPTRPDKARRLGYKAKQGYVIYRIRVRRGGRKRPVPKGATYGKPVHHGVNQLKFARSLQSVAEERAGRHCGALRVLNSYWVGEDSTYKFFEVILIDPFHKAIRRNPDTQWITKPVHKHREMRGLTSAGRKSRGLGKGHKFHHTIGGSRRAAWRRRNTLQLHRYR